In Excalfactoria chinensis isolate bCotChi1 chromosome 5, bCotChi1.hap2, whole genome shotgun sequence, a single genomic region encodes these proteins:
- the DDB2 gene encoding DNA damage-binding protein 2 isoform X1, producing the protein MAPVNRPKDKKHEKAHEHQSEEAKSAGKRKLDYEGLQNVPLAKKLFLRKNKAQEKIGCNRGGTVMRNTRALFHQPKWQCSIVHYIYQNMLGGSIRAQLRQCLQLPFLRSLTSYRLFRTASPFDRRVTCLEWHPTHPSTVAVGSKGGDIILWDYEVFTKTCFIKGKGPGDSLGGMKFSPYEAAKLYVASGDGTLSLQDLEGRLVQVISRAPDCGHENHNVCCWYCSVDVSASCRAVVTGDNLGNVVLLSTSGEEIWKLKLHKKKVTHVEFNSRCEWLLATASVDQTVKIWDLRNIKNKANFLHVLPHDKPVNAAYFSPTDGAKLLSTDQRNEIRVYSCSDWTKPQHLIPHPHRHFQHLTPIKATWHPRYDLIVVGRYPDPNFPGYTAHELRTVDIFDGNTGEMVCQLYDSNASGIISLNKFNPMGDTLASGMGYNILIWSREEMVMKKQKHLMKAMTEQGIGSQSLSRRGRQRQANPGTSKLKAKLLFCDVEEMGTKAKDSKSQGRK; encoded by the exons ATGGCTCCAGTGAACCGGCCCAAGGACAAGAAGCATGAAAAGGCACATGAGCATCAGTCAGAAGAGGCAAAATCAGCTGGGAAAAGGAAACTGGACTATGAAGGACTACAGAATGTGCCACTAGcaaagaaattgtttttgaggaaaaacaaagcccaAGAGAAAATCG GTTGTAATAGAGGTGGGACTGTGATGAGAAATACCAGAGCCCTTTTCCATCAGCCAAAGTGGCAGTGCAGCATTGTTCATTATATCTACCAGAACATGCTGGGAGGTTCCATCCGGGCACAGCTCAGGCAG TGTCTACAGCTGCCCTTTCTGCGTTCTCTGACCTCATACCGCCTTTTTCGAACAGCAAGTCCCTTTGACAGGAGAGTGACTTGCCTGGAGTGGCATCCAACACACCCCAGTACTGTAGCCGTTGGTTCCAAAGGTGGAGACATCATTCTTTGGGACTATGAAGTATTTACTAAAACTTGCTTCATAAAAGGG AAAGGGCCAGGAGATTCTCTTGGAGGCATGAAGTTCAGTCCTTATGAGGCAGCGAAGCTTTATGTGGCATCAGGGGATGGTACCCTAAGCCTGCAGGACCTTGAGGGCAGACTGGTGCAGGTGATCTCCCGTGCCCCGGACTGTGGCCATGAAAACCATAATGTTTG CTGCTGGTACTGCAGCGTTGATGTTTCTGCAAGCTGCCGTGCTGTGGTGACAGGTGATAATTTGGGCAATGTGGTCCTGCTCAGCACTTCTGGTGAAGAG aTTTGGAAGCTGAAATTGCACAAGAAGAAAGTGACTCACGTGGAGTTTAACTCTCGATGTGAGTGGTTATTGGCCACAGCATCTGTGGATCAGACAGTTAAAATCTGGGAcctcagaaacattaaaaacaaagcaaattttCTTCATGTACTTCCTCATGACAAACCTGTCAATGCAG CTTACTTCAGCCCAACAGATGGTGCCAAGCTGCTGAGCACAGACCAGCGCAATGAAATCAGGGTTTACTCATGTTCAGACTGGACCAAGCCTCAGCATCTGATCCCACACCCACATCGGCATTTCCAGCACCTCACACCTATTAAG GCAACATGGCATCCTCGCTATGATCTCATTGTAGTGGGTCGCTATCCGGACCCCAACTTCCCAGGTTACACAGCGCATGAGCTGCGAACTGTTGATATATTTGATGGAAACACCGGGGAGATGGTTTGTCAGCTCTATGATTCGAATGCATCTGGTATAATCTCG ctGAATAAATTTAACCCTATGGGAGACACACTAGCCTCTGGCATGG gTTATAATATTCTGATCTGGAGCCGGGAGGAGATGgtaatgaagaaacaaaaacatcttaTGAAAGCCATGACGGAGCAAGGGATTGGAAGCCAAAGCTTGTCCAGACGTGGAAGGCAGAGGCAGGCAAACCCTGGGACAAGCAAACTCAAAGCTAAGTTATTGTTTTGTGACGTAGAAGAGATGGGAACAAAAGCCAAAGATTCTAAATCACAGGGAAGGAAGTGA
- the DDB2 gene encoding DNA damage-binding protein 2 isoform X2 has product MAPVNRPKDKKHEKAHEHQSEEAKSAGKRKLDYEGLQNVPLAKKLFLRKNKAQEKIGCNRGGTVMRNTRALFHQPKWQCSIVHYIYQNMLGGSIRAQLRQCLQLPFLRSLTSYRLFRTASPFDRRVTCLEWHPTHPSTVAVGSKGGDIILWDYEVFTKTCFIKGMGAGGAITGMKFNPFNPSQLYTSSVAGSTTLQDFNGNISRVFTITENWDCWYCSVDVSASCRAVVTGDNLGNVVLLSTSGEEIWKLKLHKKKVTHVEFNSRCEWLLATASVDQTVKIWDLRNIKNKANFLHVLPHDKPVNAAYFSPTDGAKLLSTDQRNEIRVYSCSDWTKPQHLIPHPHRHFQHLTPIKATWHPRYDLIVVGRYPDPNFPGYTAHELRTVDIFDGNTGEMVCQLYDSNASGIISLNKFNPMGDTLASGMGYNILIWSREEMVMKKQKHLMKAMTEQGIGSQSLSRRGRQRQANPGTSKLKAKLLFCDVEEMGTKAKDSKSQGRK; this is encoded by the exons ATGGCTCCAGTGAACCGGCCCAAGGACAAGAAGCATGAAAAGGCACATGAGCATCAGTCAGAAGAGGCAAAATCAGCTGGGAAAAGGAAACTGGACTATGAAGGACTACAGAATGTGCCACTAGcaaagaaattgtttttgaggaaaaacaaagcccaAGAGAAAATCG GTTGTAATAGAGGTGGGACTGTGATGAGAAATACCAGAGCCCTTTTCCATCAGCCAAAGTGGCAGTGCAGCATTGTTCATTATATCTACCAGAACATGCTGGGAGGTTCCATCCGGGCACAGCTCAGGCAG TGTCTACAGCTGCCCTTTCTGCGTTCTCTGACCTCATACCGCCTTTTTCGAACAGCAAGTCCCTTTGACAGGAGAGTGACTTGCCTGGAGTGGCATCCAACACACCCCAGTACTGTAGCCGTTGGTTCCAAAGGTGGAGACATCATTCTTTGGGACTATGAAGTATTTACTAAAACTTGCTTCATAAAAGGG ATGGGAGCTGGAGGGGCCATCACAGGAATGAAGTTTAACCCTTTTAACCCTAGTCAGCTGTACACATCATCAGTTGCCGGCAGTACCACCCTGCAGGATTTTAATGGCAATATTTCACGGGTCTTCACCATCACCGAGAACTGGGA CTGCTGGTACTGCAGCGTTGATGTTTCTGCAAGCTGCCGTGCTGTGGTGACAGGTGATAATTTGGGCAATGTGGTCCTGCTCAGCACTTCTGGTGAAGAG aTTTGGAAGCTGAAATTGCACAAGAAGAAAGTGACTCACGTGGAGTTTAACTCTCGATGTGAGTGGTTATTGGCCACAGCATCTGTGGATCAGACAGTTAAAATCTGGGAcctcagaaacattaaaaacaaagcaaattttCTTCATGTACTTCCTCATGACAAACCTGTCAATGCAG CTTACTTCAGCCCAACAGATGGTGCCAAGCTGCTGAGCACAGACCAGCGCAATGAAATCAGGGTTTACTCATGTTCAGACTGGACCAAGCCTCAGCATCTGATCCCACACCCACATCGGCATTTCCAGCACCTCACACCTATTAAG GCAACATGGCATCCTCGCTATGATCTCATTGTAGTGGGTCGCTATCCGGACCCCAACTTCCCAGGTTACACAGCGCATGAGCTGCGAACTGTTGATATATTTGATGGAAACACCGGGGAGATGGTTTGTCAGCTCTATGATTCGAATGCATCTGGTATAATCTCG ctGAATAAATTTAACCCTATGGGAGACACACTAGCCTCTGGCATGG gTTATAATATTCTGATCTGGAGCCGGGAGGAGATGgtaatgaagaaacaaaaacatcttaTGAAAGCCATGACGGAGCAAGGGATTGGAAGCCAAAGCTTGTCCAGACGTGGAAGGCAGAGGCAGGCAAACCCTGGGACAAGCAAACTCAAAGCTAAGTTATTGTTTTGTGACGTAGAAGAGATGGGAACAAAAGCCAAAGATTCTAAATCACAGGGAAGGAAGTGA
- the ACP2 gene encoding lysosomal acid phosphatase, with protein sequence MAAGRRAGAVLLLLAAWLQPPPVRPRSLRFVTLVYRHGDRSPIKAYPRDPFQEGAWPQGFGQLTQVGMRQQWELGQALRRRYHGFLSASYRRQEIFIRSTDYDRTLMSAEANLAGLYPPEEQQMFNPNISWQPIPVHTVPESGETLLKFPLTPCPRYEQLQNETRNSAEYINKTRDNLQFLQMVANETGIRDISLESVWSVYDTLFCEQAHKMDLPSWVTPDVMTQMKQLKDFGFEFLFGIHRRVEKARLQGGVLLDHIRKNLTKAANASAHQQLKLLVYSAHDTTLVALQMALDVYNKIQAPYASCHLFELYQEDDGNFSVEMFFRNESGKEPFPLTIPGCQQICPLQRFLELTDPVVPQDWEQECQVASSMGDTGLFVGLAVCGSILLLLIILLLTVLFRIQSQPPGYRHVSNEGEEQA encoded by the exons atggcggcggggcggcgggcgggcgccgtgctgctcctcctggcGGCGTGGCTGCAGCCGCCGCCCGTCCGACCCCGCAGCCTCCGCTTCGTGACGCTG GTGTACCGGCACGGAGACCGCTCGCCCATCAAGGCCTACCCGAGGGACCCCTTCCAGGAGGGCGCCTGGCCGCAGGGCTTCGGGCAGCTCACGCAG GTGGGGATGCggcagcagtgggagctgggCCAGGCCTTGCGGCGGCGGTACCACGGCTTCCTCAGTGCCTCGTACCGGCGGCAGGAG ATATTCATCCGCAGCACGGACTATGATCGGACGTTGATGAGCGCGGAGGCCAATCTGGCTGGCCTGTATCCCCCAGAGGAACAACAGATGTTTAACCCTAACATTTCCTGGCAGCCTATCCCTGTGCACACAGTGCCGGAGTCCGGGGAAACG CTATTGAAGTTTCCATTGACCCCCTGTCCGCGATATGAACAGCTACAGAATGAAACACGGAACTCAGCAGAATACATAAATAAGACCAGAGACAACTTG CAATTCCTGCAGATGGTGGCAAATGAGACTGGAATCCGGGATATCTCTCTCGAGTCTGTTTGGAGTGTGTATGACACACTGTTCTGTGAA cAAGCACACAAAATGGATTTGCCGTCATGGGTGACACCAGATGTCATGACTCAAATGAAGCAGCTAAAAGACTTTGGTTTTGAATTTCTGTTTGGGATCCATCGTCGGGTAGAAAAAGCTCGTTTGCAAGGCG GGGTCCTGCTGGATCACATTAGGAAAAACCTAACCAAAGCAGCAAATGCCTCTGCCCACCAGCAACTGAAACTACTTGTCTATTCAGCG CATGACACCACACTTGTGGCACTGCAGATGGCTCTAGATGTCTACAACAAGATTCAAGCACCATACGCCTCATGTCATTTATTTGAGCTGTACCAAGAGGATGATGG taatttcTCCGTGGAGATGTTTTTCCGGAATGAGAGCGGAAAGGAACCTTTTCCTCTGACAATCCCTGGCTGTCAGCAAATATGTCCATTGCAGAGATTCTTGGAACTCACAGATCCTGTCGTTCCTCAGGACTGGGAGCAAGAATGTCAGGTAGCAAGCAGTATGGGTGACACAG GACTTTTTGTGGGGCTGGCTGTGTGTGGATCCATTCTCCTTCTCCTTATAATTCTCCTCTTGACTGTACTCTTTCGCATTCAGTCTCAGCCCCCTGGCTATCGGCACGTTTCCAATGAGGGAGAGGAGCAGGCCTGA